From one Pseudopipra pipra isolate bDixPip1 chromosome 2, bDixPip1.hap1, whole genome shotgun sequence genomic stretch:
- the RAI2 gene encoding retinoic acid-induced protein 2: MEELYKDAPNLPMDVTNSPSAMANNKLENGVAQLITAEAWNINSADLMKKALSPLVTVPAPSILTPPAESQSGVALKVAATVLQPICLGDSPVVLPIHLQVAGSAAPQMPATNAATPYVMTTQGPVPLPVLLEQHVFQHLNSPLVLPPGAACPTSPLHTGLFPGTTTPVGQPQLLDPKPSGQTQESVLPPVFQTPGFAAVLQDLFPSQGALGSAPCQPPPDYATLPPQAFSSPLSPLVPPATLLVPYPVIVPLPVPVPIPIPVPIPVPHGTEAKAAPDPPKPPLFTPHSCKGTQTPLEKEETKPFELLHPREFPQLSRHTVIKMGGENEALDLSMKGPPALRASEATLPPPPPPPEDGALDLSLASCRKPGGPHGEAAGPGPTTTTEGSAHPMPDKLPGPAAPFAPCKPPEAAGKAEGRAPGSSTVELLRQPQKWLVEQAGRAGCEPKAGNNIEIVSTSQTAKVIVSVKDAVPTIFCGKIKGLSGVSTKNFSFKRDLPQDSVLQCYDVKSPPESRDSAEALRKPIKNRSVKLKKMNSPEIHILPIKKQRLAAFFPRK; this comes from the coding sequence ATGGAGGAGCTGTACAAGGATGCCCCAAACCTGCCCATGGATGTCACCAACTCGCCCTCAGCAATGGCCAACAACAAGCTGGAGAATGGGGTGGCCCAGTTGATCACAGCAGAGGCCTGGAACATCAACTCGGCTGACCTGATGAAGAAAGCCCTTTCCCCGCTGGTGACAGTTCCTGCACCCTCCATCCTGACGCCTCCGGCCGAGTCGCAGAGTGGGGTGGCTCTGAAGGTGGCGGCCACTGTGCTTCAGCCCATCTGCCTGGGGGACAGCCCTGTTGTCCTACCCATCCACCTGCAGGTTGCCGGCAGCGCCGCCCCACAGATGCCAGCCACCAATGCTGCCACCCCCTACGTCATGACCACCCAGGGCCCCGTCCCGCTGCCCGTCCTCCTGGAGCAGCATGTCTTCCAGCACCTGAACTCACCCCTGGTGCTGCCCCCGGGGGCTGCCTGCCCTACCAGCCCCTTGCACACTGGCCTTTTCCCTGGCACCACTACCCCTgttgggcagccccagctcctggatCCCAAGCCCTCTGGCCAAACTCAAGAGTCCGTCCTGCCCCCCGTCTTTCAGACACCGGGGTTTGCTGCCGTCCTTCAGGACCTGTTTCCCTCACAGGGTGCCCTGGGTTCTGCTCCCTGTCAGCCACCCCCTGACTACGCCACTCTCCCACCCCAGGCCTTCAGCTCACCCCTCTCCCCACTGGTGCCCCCTGCCACGCTGCTGGTGCCCTACCCCGTCATTGtgcccctgcctgtccctgtccccatccccatccctgtccccatccctgtgccccacGGCACCGAGGCCAAGGCAGCCCCTGACCCACCCAAGCCACCACTCTTCACCCCTCACTCCTGCAAGGGCACCCAGACCCCcttggagaaggaggagacaaAGCCCTTTGAACTCCTCCACCCACGAGAGTTTCCCCAGCTGAGCCGTCACACTGTCATCAAGATGGGTGGTGAGAACGAGGCCTTGGACCTCTCCATGAAAGGGCCGCCTGCGCTTCGGGCCAGCGAGGCCAcgctgccaccaccaccaccaccaccagagGACGGGGCCCTGGACCTGTCCCTCGCCTCGTGTCGCAAGCCAGGGGGGCCCCACGGGGAGGCAGCTGGCCCTggccccaccaccaccactgagGGCAGTGCCCACCCCATGCCGGACAAGCTTCCCGGCCCGGCTGCCCCCTTCGCCCCCTGCAAGCCCCCAGAGGCGGCGGGCAAGGCAGAGGGCAGGGCGCCGGGCAGCAGCACAGTTGAGCTGCTGCGGCAGCCACAGAAGTGGCTGGTGGAGCAGGCGGGCAGGGCGGGCTGCGAGCCCAAGGCCGGCAACAACATCGAAATCGTCAGCACCTCGCAGACAGCCAAAGTCATCGTCTCCGTCAAGGATGCCGTGCCCACCATCTTCTGCGGCAAGATCAAGGGCCTGTCGGGGGTCTCCACCAAAAACTTTTCCTTCAAAAGGGACCTGCCCCAGGACTCGGTGCTGCAGTGCTATGATGTGAAGAGCCCACCCGAATCCCGGGACAGCGCCGAGGCCCTCAGGAAACCCATCAAAAACAGGAGCGTAAAGCTAAAGAAAATGAACTCACCGGAGATACATATTCTTCCAATCAAGAAGCAACGGCTCGCTGCCTTTTTTCCAAGAAAGTAA